One Streptomyces lincolnensis genomic region harbors:
- a CDS encoding haloacid dehalogenase type II yields MPIPSFQFRPKYVSFDCYGTLVEWPMTPITRELLGDQIPAEQFDQFVREFRGYRYDQVRGAYYPYEQVLQDSFERVCRKWGVKAAPDAGKRLADGVRSWGPHADVPEPLKKMGEHYKLVILSNADDSCLAESVPRLGADFHAVFTAEQAGYYKPRYAAFEYMLDQLDASPEDFVHVASHTRYDLMPMHDMGFRNLVLLDRGYDPVTHGYDYVTVKSLDELNTMLGI; encoded by the coding sequence ATGCCCATCCCCTCGTTTCAGTTCCGGCCGAAGTACGTCTCGTTCGACTGCTACGGCACGTTGGTCGAGTGGCCGATGACCCCCATCACGCGTGAGCTGCTCGGCGACCAGATCCCCGCCGAGCAGTTCGACCAGTTCGTGCGGGAGTTCCGCGGCTACCGCTACGACCAGGTCCGTGGCGCGTACTACCCCTACGAGCAGGTGCTCCAGGACTCCTTCGAGCGGGTCTGCCGCAAGTGGGGTGTCAAGGCCGCCCCGGACGCGGGCAAGCGCCTCGCCGACGGTGTGCGCAGCTGGGGCCCGCACGCGGACGTGCCGGAGCCGCTGAAGAAGATGGGCGAGCACTACAAGCTGGTGATCCTCTCCAACGCCGACGACTCTTGCCTGGCGGAGAGCGTGCCCCGGCTGGGGGCGGACTTCCACGCGGTCTTCACCGCCGAGCAGGCCGGCTACTACAAGCCCCGCTACGCCGCGTTCGAGTACATGCTCGACCAACTCGACGCGTCCCCCGAGGACTTCGTGCACGTCGCCTCGCACACCCGCTACGACCTGATGCCGATGCACGACATGGGCTTCCGCAACCTCGTCCTGCTGGACCGCGGCTACGACCCGGTCACCCACGGCTACGACTACGTGACGGTGAAGTCCCTGGACGAGCTCAACACCATGCTCGGCATCTGA
- a CDS encoding cupin domain-containing protein — protein sequence MSLLKTIDPHPSFAPRESGPLPERLISGDPAYKTWVQDVARGETVNTGVWEATPGETRSIKGEIFEFCHIISGVIELTPEGGEPVIYKAGDSFVMKPGFVGVWKTIETVRKIYLTVS from the coding sequence ATGTCGCTCCTGAAGACCATCGACCCCCATCCCTCCTTCGCACCCCGCGAGTCCGGCCCGCTGCCGGAACGCCTGATCTCCGGCGACCCGGCATACAAGACCTGGGTCCAGGACGTCGCCCGCGGGGAAACGGTCAATACCGGTGTCTGGGAAGCCACGCCCGGCGAGACGCGCTCGATCAAGGGCGAGATCTTCGAGTTCTGCCACATCATTTCCGGCGTCATCGAACTCACGCCGGAAGGTGGCGAGCCGGTGATCTACAAGGCAGGCGACAGCTTCGTCATGAAGCCGGGCTTCGTCGGTGTCTGGAAGACCATCGAAACCGTGCGCAAGATCTACCTGACCGTGTCGTAA
- a CDS encoding 8-oxoguanine deaminase has translation MTSAAVASVTAVELLVRDAELLVVDGEREIPGGWLATAGGRVTAVGPAGTEPEAQATVSAAGRLITPGLVNTHHHIYQNLTRAYAPAVNGSLFDWLTTLYPLWAALDEEAAHVSAYVGMAELLMGGCTTSSDHLYVHPRPGLVDAEIRAARDIGFRFHATRGSMTRSVEDGGLPPRSVTQTDEEVLADSERLIRAHHDPSPGALIRVALVPCSPFSVTRELMTATAELAERHDVRLHTHLAEDRDEDTYCLRTYGCRPVEYFEDTGWMSDRTWVAHCIYPNDAELRRLAAAGVGVAHCPSSNMLIGGGTARVREMREMGLPVGIGCDGSASTDHASLWMETRGALLLGRYRDGPGAMTARDALDIATHGSARCLGRGDEPGHLRPGACADLVVWDLHEVARAGAFSDPVEAWLRCGPARAWTTVVAGRVLVDRGEPVPPGLADALRTHGRIARRMQQDV, from the coding sequence ATGACGTCTGCCGCTGTCGCGTCGGTCACCGCAGTGGAGCTGCTGGTCAGGGATGCCGAACTGCTCGTCGTGGACGGCGAGCGGGAGATCCCGGGCGGCTGGCTGGCGACGGCCGGTGGTCGGGTCACCGCCGTCGGCCCGGCCGGAACCGAACCCGAGGCCCAGGCCACCGTCTCCGCCGCCGGACGCCTGATCACGCCCGGTCTGGTCAACACGCACCACCACATCTACCAGAACCTCACCCGCGCCTACGCGCCCGCCGTGAACGGCTCCCTCTTCGACTGGCTGACCACCCTGTACCCGCTGTGGGCCGCCCTCGACGAGGAGGCCGCGCACGTCTCGGCCTACGTCGGCATGGCCGAGCTGCTGATGGGCGGCTGCACCACCTCCTCCGACCACCTCTACGTCCACCCGCGCCCCGGCCTGGTCGACGCCGAGATCCGGGCCGCCCGCGACATCGGCTTCCGCTTCCACGCCACCCGCGGCTCGATGACCCGGTCCGTCGAGGACGGCGGCCTGCCGCCGCGGAGCGTCACCCAGACCGACGAGGAGGTCCTCGCCGACAGCGAACGGCTGATCCGGGCCCACCACGACCCCTCGCCCGGCGCGCTCATCAGGGTCGCCCTCGTGCCCTGCTCCCCGTTCTCGGTGACCAGGGAGCTGATGACGGCGACCGCCGAACTCGCCGAGCGCCATGACGTACGCCTGCACACCCACCTCGCCGAGGACCGCGACGAGGACACCTACTGCCTTCGGACGTACGGCTGCCGGCCCGTCGAGTACTTCGAGGACACCGGCTGGATGAGCGACCGCACCTGGGTGGCGCACTGCATTTATCCGAACGACGCCGAACTGCGCCGCCTCGCCGCGGCGGGGGTCGGGGTGGCGCACTGCCCCAGCTCCAACATGCTCATCGGCGGCGGTACGGCCCGGGTGCGCGAGATGCGCGAGATGGGTCTGCCCGTCGGCATCGGCTGCGACGGCTCCGCCTCCACCGACCACGCCTCGCTCTGGATGGAGACCCGCGGCGCCCTGCTCCTCGGCCGCTACCGCGACGGACCCGGTGCGATGACCGCGCGGGACGCCCTCGACATCGCCACCCACGGCTCGGCCCGCTGTCTGGGGCGCGGGGACGAACCGGGGCACCTGCGGCCCGGTGCCTGCGCCGACCTGGTCGTCTGGGACCTGCACGAGGTCGCCCGCGCCGGGGCGTTCAGCGATCCCGTGGAGGCCTGGCTGCGCTGCGGGCCCGCCCGCGCCTGGACCACGGTCGTGGCCGGCCGCGTCCTGGTCGACCGGGGCGAGCCGGTCCCGCCGGGGCTCGCGGACGCGCTGCGGACGCATGGCCGGATCGCGCGGCGGATGCAGCAGGACGTGTAG
- the solA gene encoding N-methyl-L-tryptophan oxidase — translation MRIPKRVAVIGAGSMGSQAMWRLAARGAEVIGYDRYAPGHDRGAAGGESRIFRAAHLGEPGYIPLLRLGDGLWEQLQAETGRSLRRRSGCLVMGETVSPAMRQLLSSSATHRLEHEVLDREELARRYPQHRLPDGHTAVLDRMGAVIRPEASIQAAAAHAEQLGARLHRYTPVREIAPVAGGGVDIVTDQGTDHVDTAVVTVGPWVNTLLPDLPRSVDVRRVVCSWHLPTRHDWFADGAPPFVRATPHDCFGIPSPDGMSVKLGLSFARHLPVPEPERLDRTVRRPEELGIFREFIAELMPDLNPDPIRMSAYMEGYTDSGNPLVGHLPGEDDIIVMAGFSGSGFKISPAMGEIAADLALDGTTDHPIDFLAPAGVGAA, via the coding sequence ATGCGGATCCCGAAGCGCGTCGCCGTGATCGGTGCCGGCAGCATGGGGAGTCAGGCCATGTGGCGACTGGCCGCCCGCGGAGCCGAGGTCATCGGCTACGACCGGTATGCGCCGGGGCACGACCGCGGCGCGGCCGGGGGCGAGAGCCGCATCTTCCGAGCCGCCCACCTCGGCGAACCCGGGTACATTCCGCTGCTGCGGCTCGGGGACGGGCTGTGGGAGCAGCTCCAGGCGGAGACGGGCCGCTCCCTGCGACGCCGAAGCGGCTGCCTGGTGATGGGAGAGACCGTGTCACCGGCCATGCGCCAGTTGCTCTCCTCCAGCGCCACCCATCGTCTGGAGCACGAGGTACTGGACCGGGAGGAACTCGCCCGCCGCTACCCGCAGCACCGCCTCCCGGACGGGCACACCGCCGTCCTGGACCGGATGGGCGCCGTCATCAGACCCGAGGCGTCGATCCAGGCCGCCGCGGCACACGCCGAACAGCTGGGCGCCCGGCTGCACCGCTATACCCCGGTGCGGGAGATCGCCCCCGTTGCGGGCGGCGGCGTGGACATCGTCACCGACCAGGGCACGGACCACGTCGACACCGCGGTGGTGACCGTGGGCCCCTGGGTCAACACCCTGCTCCCGGACCTTCCCCGAAGCGTCGACGTCCGCCGGGTGGTCTGCTCCTGGCATCTGCCCACCCGCCACGACTGGTTCGCGGACGGGGCTCCCCCCTTCGTGCGCGCCACACCCCACGACTGCTTCGGGATCCCGTCGCCCGACGGGATGTCCGTCAAGCTCGGTCTCTCCTTCGCACGCCATCTGCCGGTGCCCGAGCCCGAACGGCTCGACCGTACGGTCCGCCGCCCCGAAGAGCTCGGCATCTTCCGCGAGTTCATCGCCGAGCTGATGCCCGACCTGAACCCCGACCCCATCAGGATGTCGGCCTACATGGAGGGCTACACCGACTCCGGCAACCCGCTCGTCGGCCATCTGCCCGGCGAGGACGACATCATCGTCATGGCCGGCTTCTCCGGCAGCGGCTTCAAGATCTCGCCCGCCATGGGTGAGATCGCCGCCGATCTGGCGCTCGACGGCACCACCGACCATCCCATCGACTTCCTCGCTCCGGCAGGAGTCGGCGCCGCCTGA
- a CDS encoding acetylxylan esterase — protein sequence MPLFDLPLDELREYRSESAEPEDFDAFWSKTLTEARAYDLDARFELVDTGLSTVKVYDVTFAGFGGHPVKGWFTIPAEVSAPVPVVVEYIGYGGGRGLPHEHLLWASSGRAHFVMDTRGQGSAWGGGGGTADPVAGGPAFPGFMTRGIDAPENYYYRRVFTDGVRAVEAARSHPLADPARTVVTGGSQGGGISIAVGGLVPDLAAVAPDVPFLCDFPRAATLTDRHPYREIGLFLKTHRGRAADVQRTLAYFDGVHFAARGRAPALFSAALEDQTCPPSTVFAAYNAWAHAEKDIEVYDFNDHEGGGPYQEAAKLRWLRTYV from the coding sequence ATGCCTCTGTTCGACCTGCCCCTCGACGAACTCCGCGAGTACCGCAGCGAGTCGGCCGAGCCCGAGGACTTCGACGCGTTCTGGTCCAAGACCCTCACGGAGGCTCGCGCATACGACCTGGACGCCCGCTTCGAACTCGTCGACACCGGCCTGTCGACGGTGAAGGTGTACGACGTGACGTTCGCCGGTTTCGGCGGTCACCCGGTCAAGGGCTGGTTCACGATCCCCGCCGAGGTGTCCGCCCCGGTCCCGGTGGTCGTGGAGTACATCGGGTACGGCGGCGGGCGCGGTCTGCCGCACGAGCATCTGCTGTGGGCGTCGTCGGGCCGGGCGCACTTCGTGATGGACACCCGCGGCCAGGGCAGCGCGTGGGGCGGCGGCGGTGGCACCGCGGACCCGGTGGCCGGCGGGCCCGCGTTCCCCGGCTTCATGACGCGGGGCATCGACGCCCCCGAGAACTACTACTACCGCCGGGTGTTCACGGACGGCGTCCGTGCGGTGGAGGCGGCCCGCTCGCACCCGCTGGCCGACCCGGCGCGCACGGTCGTCACGGGCGGCAGCCAGGGCGGCGGCATCTCGATCGCGGTGGGCGGTCTGGTGCCCGACCTGGCGGCGGTCGCGCCGGACGTGCCGTTCCTGTGCGACTTCCCGCGCGCGGCGACCCTGACGGACCGGCACCCGTACCGGGAGATCGGCCTCTTCCTCAAGACGCACCGCGGCCGCGCGGCGGACGTCCAGCGCACCCTCGCCTACTTCGACGGCGTGCACTTCGCCGCCCGCGGCCGGGCCCCGGCGCTGTTCTCGGCGGCACTGGAGGACCAGACCTGCCCGCCCTCCACCGTGTTCGCGGCCTACAATGCGTGGGCGCACGCCGAGAAGGACATCGAGGTGTACGACTTCAACGACCACGAGGGCGGCGGCCCGTACCAGGAGGCGGCGAAGCTGCGCTGGCTGCGGACGTACGTGTAA
- a CDS encoding ferredoxin reductase: MSTSSFSSFTPSTRFAVPGRIAVSNRAAALWQTATLTEIRRETPHAATFRFAVPAWAGHLPGQHLMLRLTAEDGYTAQRHYSIASAPDDAGHIELTLDHVEGGEVSGWFHTVAKPGDEVEVRGPLSGFFAWPGDRPALLIGAGSGVVPLMSMVRHHRARELSVPLRLLVSARRPEELIYARELGTETTPVFTRSAPEGVPVGRMAAAHVASVLADQPPGGWEAYVCGSNAFAEHASRLLVEAGQPVDRIRIERFG, translated from the coding sequence ATCTCCACCTCCTCGTTCTCCTCGTTCACTCCCTCGACGCGGTTCGCGGTGCCGGGCCGGATCGCCGTCAGCAACCGGGCCGCCGCCCTGTGGCAGACGGCCACGCTCACCGAGATCCGCCGGGAGACCCCGCACGCGGCCACGTTCCGGTTCGCGGTGCCCGCCTGGGCGGGCCATCTGCCCGGCCAGCACCTGATGCTGCGGCTGACCGCCGAGGACGGCTACACGGCCCAGCGCCACTACTCGATCGCCTCCGCGCCCGACGACGCCGGCCACATCGAGCTGACCCTCGATCACGTCGAGGGCGGCGAGGTCTCCGGCTGGTTCCACACGGTGGCGAAGCCCGGGGACGAGGTGGAGGTGCGCGGCCCGCTGAGCGGCTTCTTCGCCTGGCCCGGCGACCGGCCCGCGCTGCTGATCGGCGCCGGCTCCGGTGTCGTACCGCTGATGTCGATGGTGCGCCACCACCGGGCGCGGGAGCTGTCCGTGCCGCTGCGGCTGCTGGTGTCCGCGCGCCGCCCCGAGGAGCTGATCTACGCGCGGGAGCTGGGCACCGAGACGACACCGGTGTTCACGCGGAGCGCGCCGGAGGGTGTGCCCGTGGGACGTATGGCGGCCGCCCATGTGGCCTCTGTCCTGGCGGACCAGCCTCCCGGTGGGTGGGAGGCCTATGTGTGCGGCTCCAACGCCTTCGCCGAGCACGCCTCACGTCTGCTGGTCGAGGCCGGTCAGCCGGTCGACCGGATCCGGATCGAACGCTTCGGCTGA
- a CDS encoding SpoIIE family protein phosphatase, which produces MIPLTVAWDDIGGLVDAHERFLAGTLVDSTVRDSVLDSWKRCRSAGLKPHQLLIPHTPDLALDDGFLRAADPVLRDLSTSLGEAGMSIALCDPRGRMVQRLGGDRQLRHRLDEVNFAPGFDASEPVAGTNGVGTALAERGAVYVVGREHFADCLQPFACAGAPVRDPLSGRIEAVLDLTCLRDDGDPAMLRLVREAARGIEARLLEQSTQRERALLAAYRRAGHDIGGWPRQPRLGPPGPGDGHGDGHGDGELGRIDLAVLREKAEELLASPRRTLDEVVLSGGRTATLLRRTVRSAAGETGVVVEARILGGRRLRHVVPVEPAPAAPSATALLSTLPARLTVPVVPAQPPHDAAELRPAGADDSAPDGRLLLLGEPGVGRLAVLARRRLEMLHEASGRIGTTLDVTRTAEELAEVTVPLFADFTAVDLPDAVLGGDEPGPLGTDTPLRRVALGAVHEESHLYGVGDCVQYVPSTPQARSLEDRQSVLEPALVAADGWLAQDPARLERVLAAGIHSLITVPLRARGTTLGVVSFYRSEKPAPFEEDDLSLAQELAGRAAICIDNARRWTREHNTALALQRSLLPRGRPEQSAVDVAYRYLPAQAGVGGDWFDVIPLSGARVALVVGDVVGHGLHAAATMGRLRTAVHNFCSVDLPPDDLLTHLDDLVGRLDRGEGWAVENARTDSGIVGATCLYAVYDPVSRRCTLTRAGHPLPAVVAPDGTVEFVDLPSGPPLGLGGMPFETAELELAEGSQLVLYTDGLVEDRHRDIDSGLDLLRTVLAHPDRAPEDTCEAVLDALLPTRPSDDVALLVARTHTLGPDRVAQWDLPSDPAVVSRSRAAVTEQLTAWGLDDLSFTTELVASELVTNAIRHATGPVQLRLLRDRALICEVSDGSSTSPRLRRARTEDEGGRGLFLVAQLTERWGTRYTPDGKVIWTEQPLP; this is translated from the coding sequence GTGATCCCCTTGACCGTCGCCTGGGACGACATCGGCGGCCTCGTCGATGCGCATGAACGTTTTCTGGCCGGAACGCTCGTCGACTCCACGGTCCGGGACTCGGTGCTCGACTCCTGGAAGCGATGCCGCTCCGCGGGACTCAAGCCGCATCAGCTGCTGATTCCGCACACTCCGGACCTGGCCCTGGACGACGGATTCCTGCGCGCGGCCGATCCCGTGCTGCGCGACCTGAGCACCTCGCTCGGCGAGGCCGGGATGAGCATCGCCCTCTGCGACCCGCGGGGCCGCATGGTCCAGCGGCTCGGCGGGGACCGGCAACTGCGCCACCGCCTGGACGAGGTGAACTTCGCCCCCGGCTTCGACGCCTCCGAACCCGTCGCCGGCACCAACGGCGTCGGCACCGCGCTGGCCGAGCGCGGGGCCGTCTACGTCGTCGGCCGGGAGCACTTCGCCGACTGCCTGCAACCCTTCGCCTGCGCCGGAGCGCCGGTCCGCGACCCGCTCAGCGGGCGCATCGAGGCCGTCCTCGACCTCACCTGCCTGCGCGACGACGGCGACCCCGCGATGCTGCGACTGGTCCGCGAGGCCGCGCGCGGCATCGAGGCCCGGCTGCTGGAGCAGTCCACACAACGGGAACGTGCCCTGCTCGCCGCGTACCGGCGGGCCGGCCACGACATCGGCGGCTGGCCGCGCCAGCCCCGCCTCGGCCCACCGGGCCCGGGCGACGGCCATGGCGACGGCCACGGCGACGGAGAACTGGGCCGGATAGACCTCGCCGTGCTCCGGGAGAAGGCCGAGGAACTCCTCGCCTCACCCCGGCGCACCCTCGACGAGGTGGTCCTGTCCGGCGGCCGCACCGCCACCCTGCTGCGCCGTACGGTCAGGAGCGCGGCCGGTGAGACGGGCGTGGTCGTCGAAGCGAGGATCCTCGGCGGCCGGCGCCTGCGGCACGTCGTCCCCGTCGAACCCGCCCCGGCGGCCCCGTCGGCCACCGCCCTGCTGTCCACCCTCCCCGCCCGGCTCACCGTTCCGGTCGTGCCCGCCCAGCCGCCCCACGATGCCGCGGAGCTCAGGCCCGCCGGCGCCGACGACAGCGCCCCCGACGGCAGGCTCCTGCTCCTCGGTGAACCCGGCGTCGGGCGGCTCGCCGTACTCGCCCGTCGGCGCCTGGAGATGCTCCACGAGGCGAGCGGCCGTATCGGCACCACCCTGGACGTCACCCGCACGGCCGAGGAGCTGGCGGAGGTGACCGTGCCGCTGTTCGCCGACTTCACGGCCGTGGACCTGCCCGACGCGGTACTCGGCGGCGACGAGCCGGGCCCGCTCGGCACGGACACCCCCCTGCGCCGGGTCGCGCTGGGCGCCGTCCACGAGGAGTCCCATCTGTACGGCGTCGGCGACTGTGTCCAGTACGTGCCCTCCACGCCACAGGCCCGCAGCCTGGAGGACAGGCAGTCCGTCCTCGAACCCGCGCTCGTCGCGGCCGACGGCTGGCTCGCCCAGGATCCGGCCCGCCTCGAACGCGTGCTCGCGGCCGGGATCCACTCGCTGATCACGGTGCCGCTGCGGGCGCGCGGAACGACCCTCGGCGTGGTCAGCTTCTACCGCTCGGAGAAGCCCGCCCCCTTCGAGGAGGACGACCTCTCCCTGGCCCAGGAACTGGCGGGCCGCGCGGCGATCTGCATCGACAACGCCCGCCGCTGGACCCGCGAGCACAACACCGCCCTCGCCCTCCAGCGCAGCCTGCTGCCCCGCGGCCGGCCGGAACAGAGCGCCGTCGACGTCGCCTACCGCTACCTGCCCGCGCAGGCCGGGGTCGGTGGCGACTGGTTCGACGTGATCCCGCTCTCCGGCGCCAGGGTCGCCCTGGTCGTCGGCGACGTCGTCGGACACGGACTGCACGCCGCCGCCACCATGGGCCGGCTGCGCACCGCCGTCCACAACTTCTGCTCCGTCGACCTGCCGCCCGACGACCTCCTCACCCATCTCGACGACCTGGTGGGGCGCCTCGACCGGGGCGAGGGCTGGGCGGTGGAGAACGCCCGGACGGACTCCGGCATCGTCGGAGCGACCTGCCTGTACGCCGTCTACGACCCGGTGTCCCGCCGCTGCACACTCACCCGCGCCGGGCACCCGCTCCCCGCGGTGGTCGCCCCCGACGGCACCGTGGAGTTCGTCGACCTGCCCTCGGGGCCACCGCTCGGACTCGGCGGCATGCCCTTCGAGACAGCGGAGCTGGAACTCGCCGAGGGCAGCCAACTCGTGCTCTACACCGACGGGTTGGTCGAGGACCGGCACCGGGACATCGACTCCGGCCTGGACCTGCTGCGGACCGTGCTGGCTCATCCCGACCGGGCGCCGGAGGACACCTGCGAGGCCGTCCTCGACGCGCTCCTGCCGACCCGGCCCAGCGACGACGTGGCCCTGCTCGTCGCCCGCACCCACACCCTGGGCCCCGACAGGGTCGCCCAGTGGGACCTGCCCAGCGACCCGGCCGTGGTCTCCCGGTCCCGGGCCGCCGTCACCGAACAGCTGACCGCCTGGGGCCTGGACGACCTGAGTTTCACCACCGAACTCGTCGCCAGCGAACTGGTCACCAACGCGATCCGCCACGCCACCGGACCGGTCCAGCTCCGCCTGCTCCGCGACCGCGCGCTGATCTGCGAGGTCTCCGACGGCAGCAGCACCTCGCCGAGGCTCCGCCGCGCCCGCACCGAGGACGAGGGCGGCCGCGGCCTCTTCCTCGTCGCCCAGCTCACGGAACGCTGGGGAACCCGCTACACCCCCGACGGAAAGGTCATCTGGACCGAACAGCCACTGCCGTGA
- a CDS encoding class I SAM-dependent methyltransferase, with the protein MFSPEGPSLRELAVQALSSVERGYDLLAPKFDHTPFRTPDSVLDAVATALRRRGPFGTGLDLCCGTGAGVDVLARVCREGVVGVDFSAGMLAVARERERPADTPVSWVRADARALPFRPGFDLVVSFGAFGHFLPGELPGLFRQAHSVLRPGGSFAFPVLAPPRVTSPAHWMLLGFDTVMRVRNALWRPPFVMYYRAFRPGEVLRELERAGFDVELEALPEFGRRRDGSPRVRLVVARRPVS; encoded by the coding sequence ATGTTCAGCCCCGAAGGCCCCAGTCTCCGCGAACTCGCCGTCCAGGCACTGTCGTCCGTCGAGCGCGGCTACGACCTGCTCGCGCCGAAGTTCGACCACACCCCCTTCCGTACGCCGGACTCGGTCCTCGACGCCGTCGCGACCGCGCTGCGCCGAAGGGGCCCGTTCGGCACCGGACTCGACCTGTGCTGCGGCACCGGCGCGGGCGTCGACGTCCTGGCGCGGGTGTGCCGGGAGGGTGTGGTCGGCGTCGACTTCAGCGCCGGGATGCTCGCGGTGGCCCGCGAACGGGAGCGCCCCGCCGATACGCCCGTCTCCTGGGTGCGCGCAGACGCCCGCGCCCTGCCCTTCCGGCCGGGATTCGACCTCGTCGTGAGCTTCGGGGCGTTCGGGCACTTCCTGCCGGGCGAACTCCCCGGCCTGTTCCGCCAGGCCCACTCCGTCCTGCGGCCCGGTGGCAGCTTCGCCTTCCCCGTCCTCGCCCCGCCGCGCGTGACCTCCCCGGCCCACTGGATGCTGCTGGGCTTCGACACGGTGATGCGGGTGCGCAACGCCCTGTGGCGGCCGCCGTTCGTCATGTACTACCGGGCCTTCAGGCCGGGGGAGGTGCTGCGGGAGCTGGAGCGGGCCGGATTCGACGTGGAACTGGAGGCCCTGCCGGAGTTCGGACGCCGCCGCGACGGCAGCCCACGGGTGCGGCTGGTCGTGGCGCGACGCCCCGTGTCCTAG
- a CDS encoding serine hydrolase domain-containing protein: MSEREPRVHGHCDERFAAVRTAFEENFRDRAEVGAAVTVTVEGTTVVDLWGGWADAEGTRAWERDTLVNVWSTSKGPVALCAHLLADRGLLDFDAPVAAYWPEFAAAGKEGVLVRHLLSHRAGLSGLREPHSLAQLCDWELTTKRLAAMEPWWEPGTVSGYHALTYGFLVGEVVRRISGLLPGAFLEREVTGPLGIDFTIGLPEKEAGRAAELVQPAVAPSSEQAAIFSQLAPAALAALTNPGVGAAAAHSPDWRAAEIPAANGHGTARAIAALYGVFAGQGLYGGRRILSPEATERVREGQGSCRDLVLGAGFEHETEIGLGLWLSGPNGSYGPNPRAYGHDGFGGSCGLADPDSVVSLGYVMNRMGPHIADDPRKMALVDALYSAL; this comes from the coding sequence ATGTCCGAGCGAGAGCCACGGGTTCACGGCCACTGCGACGAACGCTTCGCCGCGGTGCGCACGGCGTTCGAGGAGAACTTCCGGGACCGCGCCGAGGTGGGTGCCGCCGTCACCGTCACGGTCGAGGGCACGACGGTCGTGGACCTGTGGGGCGGTTGGGCCGACGCGGAGGGCACCCGTGCCTGGGAGCGGGACACCCTGGTCAACGTGTGGTCGACGTCCAAGGGCCCGGTCGCACTGTGCGCGCACCTCCTCGCCGACCGGGGGCTGCTCGACTTCGACGCACCGGTGGCCGCCTACTGGCCCGAGTTCGCCGCGGCCGGCAAGGAAGGGGTCCTGGTACGGCATCTGCTGTCGCACCGGGCGGGACTGTCCGGTCTGCGGGAGCCCCACTCGCTCGCCCAGCTCTGCGACTGGGAGCTGACGACGAAGCGGCTGGCGGCGATGGAGCCCTGGTGGGAGCCGGGGACGGTGTCCGGGTATCACGCGCTGACGTACGGCTTCCTGGTCGGGGAGGTCGTACGGCGGATCTCTGGGCTGCTGCCGGGGGCGTTCCTGGAACGGGAGGTGACCGGGCCGCTGGGCATCGACTTCACCATCGGCCTGCCGGAGAAGGAGGCCGGCCGGGCGGCCGAGCTGGTGCAGCCGGCCGTCGCGCCGAGCAGTGAACAGGCCGCGATCTTCAGCCAGTTGGCGCCCGCCGCCCTGGCCGCCCTGACCAATCCCGGGGTAGGTGCGGCGGCCGCCCACTCCCCCGACTGGCGGGCCGCCGAGATCCCCGCCGCCAACGGCCACGGCACCGCACGGGCCATCGCCGCGCTCTACGGCGTCTTCGCGGGCCAGGGCCTGTACGGCGGCCGTCGCATCCTGTCCCCCGAGGCCACCGAGCGGGTGCGCGAGGGACAGGGCAGCTGCCGCGACCTGGTCCTGGGCGCCGGATTCGAGCACGAGACGGAGATCGGACTCGGCCTGTGGCTCAGCGGCCCGAACGGCTCGTACGGACCCAACCCCCGCGCCTACGGCCATGACGGCTTCGGCGGCTCGTGCGGGCTGGCGGACCCGGACTCGGTGGTCTCCCTGGGATACGTCATGAACCGCATGGGGCCCCACATCGCCGACGACCCGCGGAAGATGGCCCTGGTGGACGCCCTGTACAGCGCGCTGTGA